The DNA window CTTACGTCCAATCTCACAGTTGTAGACAGAATAAGCTTTAAATCTTTCCCACACAAGGATACCAAACAAACGACTGCTGCAAGTTTGTATTAATTTGTTTTACCATCTGATTTGATGTTGACTAACATATTGTTTTCATCACATCCTAATTGTAGGCATGAATAATGTTCACTACACAACTGGTACTAGGATATGAGTTGGCTCTATGTAACAAATAACAAGGACTTCAGAGGTCGGATGGGGGACTAGGACTTCAAATTCCTGTCCCTCCATTTCTTTCACCAGCAATTGGACCATTTCTGGGGTGTTGATTTGGTGTTTCTCAAGTTGTTGGAGACAAATAATTAGTGGGGCAGTTGTTTGAGAAATGGGGTAGACAGGAAAACAAAATGGACAAGAATTAAACTAAAGCAAAGAACAATTTTATCAGTTCCCATCTACAAAAAAAGTGCAAAATACAAGAGCAATCTTCTATACTCATTAAACAGAAGAAGAAGACATCATACCTGAAGATTGGCATGAGTTGCTCGCTTAAAGACCCATTCAAAGAAAACCACTTGCTTTCCTTGGTTTTCAAAGTAAGCTTTTAGACTGTTTTGAACTCTATTCAACTCTATTTCACAATCTTCTGGCATGGAAAGGGTGTTAGGCAAGTGCTCAACAGGAACAATTAGCACGTGATCATCTACTAATGGTCCTTTAGCAAGTGCAGAGTAGTAATGTTCTCCTATGCCAGTGATAAGATGCGACTCCACACTGGGGCTTGACAAACAAAACCAGCACTCTTTGGACCTAAAATAGATAATGTGCCATGAATTTTTGTCAATTTCTATCTACATCAAGTTTTGCAGAATTTCTCAGATTCAAATAACAACATAACATAAATAAAATAGTTGCCAGTAATTAAAATAGTTTGAGCCATCATAACAACATCCAAAAAGAAAGGGAATTAATTAACAACAAAAACCTGTTAGAGCTGGTGGTCCCAAAGGATCTCCTGCTAGAGGCACTGCCATTTTCATCCTGTAAACTATGCTTAAAGTTGCAATCTGGACCTCTTTCACATTTTCCTTTGTTGAGAAGGTCAAAACAGACACCCCTGATTGACTGTTGCCTTGCATCTTCATCATGCCGAAAGTGGCACTTCTCCCCACGAGGACAGCACCCAGAAGAGGTAAACTTAAAGCACAGCCTTTCACTGTCACCATCTCCATGTTTGTGCCTTTTCTGGGAGACATCATAACGCCAATATTGGGAATCAGACCCACTTTCACCAGGTCTCTTTGCTATAGCCTCAGTATGGGTTGCTTTCTCCACCATTGTGTAGGGAGATAGAGTTGTATTTGGTGGTTTTGCACAAATTTCGACACTGGACATTGTAGATGCTGGAGTTGGAGAAATTGCATGAATAAATTTCTGAAACAGGAAGAGAGTGAAGTAAATGCTAAAAGTGCAAGGTAGTCTAACAATTAACAAATCGTGTTTCCTAAAATAAGTAACCAAGAGCATC is part of the Coffea eugenioides isolate CCC68of chromosome 6, Ceug_1.0, whole genome shotgun sequence genome and encodes:
- the LOC113776162 gene encoding zinc finger CCCH domain-containing protein 64 isoform X3; protein product: MQFGTYSEDDVDALRALAEEPGIVDIFLTNEWPSGVTNEAATSDVPSGVSDSADADSTISELVADIKPRYHVAGTMGVFYAREPYTNVDAVHVTRFMGLAPVGNKNKQKFIHAISPTPASTMSSVEICAKPPNTTLSPYTMVEKATHTEAIAKRPGESGSDSQYWRYDVSQKRHKHGDGDSERLCFKFTSSGCCPRGEKCHFRHDEDARQQSIRGVCFDLLNKGKCERGPDCNFKHSLQDENGSASSRRSFGTTSSNRSKECWFCLSSPSVESHLITGIGEHYYSALAKGPLVDDHVLIVPVEHLPNTLSMPEDCEIELNRVQNSLKAYFENQGKQVVFFEWVFKRATHANLQVVPVPSSRASGIKDIFNLAAKKLGFKFKTIESTNNSEGRRLLRTQYDRSCSLFYVELPGGTILTHVVEENERFPSQFGREVLAGLLNTADRADWKNCKLSKEEETKMAERFKKQFEAYDPNR